CGAGCCGTGAAAGATTTTTGGGGATTGGATGAGCGTAGCGTCATGGTGATTGCCGACCCACGCGGCGGCAACCTATTGAGCTTTAGCGTCGGAGATGCGCTCTACAATTTAATGCCACGCACCTTCTGGATTGAGTTGCAAACTCGCTACGGCAACCAATTCTTTGTTCGAGATAACGGTGAAGATGGTTCAATTTTGGGCGCTTTAGAGTCAATTAAGACATGTTTACGTCAGGGAGGATGTCAATTTGTTCCAGGCTTGCCGAGAGAACAGTGGATTCTGACCCTAGTGACCTCAGTCTTGGGAGGCGTAATTTGTGGTTTTGCGGCTCAACCTCGTGATGGAAAGCTTTTTTCTTGGCAGTGGGCGCTGCTTTTTTCTCCTTTATGGGGCATTTTGTTTATTGCGTTCGGTATTGGTCCGGTGGTATCACGAACTTCTGAGTGGGTGCCATTGGTGCGGAATATTGCTGGGTTTGTGTTAGGGGCGTTGGTTGCATATTTATCACCAATGTTGAATTCTTCTTCGCCTTCTGAAACGTAAATTGGGCAACAAGGGTAATAAACTGGGGATTGATTCCATTCGTCCCCTGTTGCGTTATGAAGTCTCGCTCTTTCTTTTCGGCGCTGGCATTGGCTGTGATCATTCTGCTAGGGGTGGGTGCGGGTGGTGCTTACTGGTTAGCAAGTAGTTCGCCACTGGGCGGAAAGATCAGTTCTCCTGGAATGCCGTCAGCAGCGATTTTTATGTCGAGGCGATCGCCCATTGTTGCCTCGTTTTTTGGCAATCCCGATCGCTTAATTTCAGGCGGACTAGTCTTTACGCCGCCAACTCAACGCCGAGCCATGCAAACAGAGTTTAAGCAGTTTCAAAATAGCTTGCTGGCGGATACCCATTTGAATTACTCCCATGATATTCAGCCCTGGGCAGGCGATGAGATGACTTGGGCGTGGACGGCGACAGATTTGGATCGAGACAGTGACAATGGTCAGCAGCCCGGATATTTGGTAGCGATCGCCACTGATAAACCGGAGCAAGCTCAGGAATCTTTAGAAAGATTTTGGCAGAAACGAGTCGCTAAGGGAGCCGATTTAGTAGCCGAGCAATATCTCGGTGTGCCAATTGTTTATGGTGCTGAGTCTTTGGCGAGTGCAGTAGTGGGCGATCGCTTTGTTCTATTCGCTAATCATCCTAAGGTATTGCGCGATGCTCTCAACAATGCCCAAGTTCCAGAGCTAAACCTAAGCAACAGCAAAGTTTATCAACAAATTACGACAAACTTACCCGCTGAATCCTTGGGCTTGATGGTCATTAATCTGCCCCAGTTGGCAACTGTAGGAGGGAACTCGTTACCGCTTAACCCGCTGTATGACTGTCTAGTGATGACTGCGAAGTTAGCTCCACAAGGATTACTGGCAGACGCAACGCTTCTGTCTACAACAGGAACAACGGCTGAGACAACCATTACGCAACCTGCTCTGTCTGCTCCTGTCGATGCCCTGAAGTTTATTCCAAAAGGCTTAGTCACGGCTGCGGGAACGAATGTTAAGCAGGTTTTGGCACAGTTTGAAACTGATTTAGTCGGCTATGAAACGATCGCCAAGTTATTGCAACAGCCCATTGCCAAGCTTGAAAAACAGTGGAATATTAGCCTTTCAGAGGACGTGCTGAGTTGGATGCCAGGAGAGTATGCGCTGGGAATGTTGCCTCGTTCTGAAGGGACGAATGATTGGATATTTGTCACGCGGCAATCGGCTGAAACGACTGAGGGGTTGAAGCGTCTGAATGCGATCGCTCAAACTCAGGGCATTAGTTTAGGATCTGTGCCACTAGGCGAAACAAAAATTACTGCCTGGACAACCTTGCAAACCGTTCCTAAGCCCCGTGCTAATTCCCCAAAAAACGCCGCATCTAAGCTAATGACCATTCAAGCTAAAGTTGAGGGTGTTCACGCCAGCGTCAATGGCTACGAAATTTTTGCTACTTCTCTAGAGGCAATGGAGCAAGCAATCCAGGCTGCCCAAGCGCCTGTGGCAGAAGATAGGCAGCGGGCGATCGCCGCCTTAGCACCGCGCAATAACGGCTATTTGTTTTTAGATGAAGGCGCTTTGCAGATGTGGGGGCGATCGTTTGCCGATATCTCGGAGCACTCGCCTCAAGATATTTCCAAAAAAGTTCAGATCTTGTTAGATCATGTCGCATCAGCCACTCTCAGCAATTATGGAAGTGACGCTCAGGGGCAGCATAATGGCGTATTCGTTCAGTTGAAAAGATAACCTTGGTGCTTTCTCACCCTAGGAACGCTGTGCTGCTGAGATAGTTCAAGCTATCTCAACGGCTCTTAAAAACTCCTCCGCTGTGACTATCTTCACCTTACGAAATGGATTAAGTACCAGCAAATCTTTATCGCCGCTGACAATATACCCTGCTTGTCCGTTCAATGCCAGTTCCAGAACCTTATCATCTTTCGGATCGCGACATTCTTGTACCTTTTCAGTAACCTCAACTAGTGTTGCTCGTTCAACGAACGTTTCCAAGAACTCATCCTGTTCTTCACTTGTTACAAAGCGATTGAATTTCTCTCGTCCAAGCACGTTGCTAAGTTCTTCCAATAACTCAAGCGAAAACAGAACTTCCCCCTGTTTCAGAGCATACCGAAGTGCTTTCGAGGGATTACCACTACTAAACAGCAATGAACTCACAATCACATTTGTATCGAAAACATAACGCACCTTACCGCTCATTCAAAACTGAGTCCAAAATTTCTGGAGTCAACCCTCGCTCCTCTGCCTTCTGGCTGATGTCATCCATGACTTCTTCTAGTGCCCTTTTCTCACGAGTCGCCTGGGTCAATCTTAAGCTGAGCAACGTCTCAATTTTACGCCTTTGCTCTTCCGATGCAGTTTCAAAGATGTGAGCAGCTTCTAGATTAACATGAACGATAATGGGTTTTGTTTCCATGGTCTGAATAGGTTAGGAAGTTTTAGATTTAATACAGCATCAATCTTCTCTGGTGACAATGCCACTCTAGCTTGTAATGCAGCATATCACCATCGCCTCACTCTCCAATCTTAGAAAGTTCAAGCAAAAATAATTTCTTCAACCAAAAACCTCCCTAGAGCATTGGCGCACTCAACCCTGTAAGCGGCTGATTCTGCTGGGTTGCCTTTAGCCCTTTACTTTGGATCAGTACACCAAAGTTGCCTAACCCCATGGGGTTCATGAGGGCATGGAGAGATTCGCGACGGCGGAGGATGTCTTGCAGAGATTGGTCAGAGCTAGAAAGAGCAGCAAGGCGATCGCCCAGACCCAGCGCCATTAAAAATAATCCTTGTTGGGTGCGTTCCATATTCTGTAACCCAAACTGTTCACCCCACCGTTCCAATGCTGTGAAATTAACGTGAGCAGTAATGTCCTGTCGCCCGATCGCTAGGTATGGATCATCATGGTGTGCGTGTTGGTAATAGCACTGTAATGTTCCTTGAGTGCGAGTTGGGCTGTAGTAACGTTGGGCAGAGTAACCGTAATCAATCGTTAAGAGATAACCTTGATGGAGGCGATCGCTCACCGACTCTAGCCAGTCCAATGCTTGCAAATTGACTTCGCTACGATAGCCTTCAGGATAGGATTGAGCAGTTAAATTCACGTTCACTCTCTCGAAATACTCTGTCAATTTTGGGGTAGAAAGTTCTCCAATTGTTTCCTGAAAAGAAGTTCCAAGGTAGATCTCTTGCAGTGTTTTACCGACTCGCACCACTCGATGAACAGGAAAAGCATCGACTAACTCATTCGAGAAACAGCAGCCTACGATCGAATCGTTAGGGATCTCTTCCCAAGTTTGCCAGGTTAGACTTCCCCATGATTCAGCAAACTTCCCGAATCGGCGCTGTTGCTCTGCGGCTAGGGCAGGCGATTTTTCGATAATGATATACTGTAGTGCTTCAAAGCAGGCAAAATGGTATTTATGAAGATAACGAAGAATGTCTTGGACGAGTAGCCCTTGTCCGGCTCCCATTTCGATTAAGGTAAACGGATTAGGGCGCTCTAGGATTTCCCACATTTGGACAAATTGTTGGGCTAGAAGTTCGCCGAAGTCAGAACCCAGGTGAGAAGAAGTCAAGAAATCGCTTTGAATTCCTTCTCCTGATTGATTCGTAGCATAGTAGCCCTGCTGCGGATGATAAAGGGCTAGATCCATAAATTCAGCAAAAGTAATTCTTTGCTCAGATCTCTTGGCAATCTGCTCAGCAATTATTTTACAGAGAATTGAATTACTTTCTGCAATCTCCATTACTATCTCCCGTCCTATCTAGCTTCCTAGCGTAGTATCTTTTGTTCTTCTTGAAGTGAATTCAGGGGAATTAAAAAAGCAGGACAACGATCTGCCCTGCCCTTCCATCAATTAAGTGAGATTCTAAGTAAGAGTCAATGAATCATCCAAAAGCTCTTAAGCTAGAGCCTCTGCTCCACCGACAACCTCTAAAATCTCCTGAGTAATTGCCGCCTGACGAGCCTTGTTATAGGTCAATGTCAAGCTTAGGATGAGTTCCTTTGCATTCTCGCTGGCATTATTCATGGCTGTCATCCGAGCCGCCAATTCACTTGCCGAAGACTCCTGTAGCGCCCGCAATAGTTGATTATTCAAATACAGCGGCAACAATGCGTCCAAAATTTGAGTGGGATCTTGCTCAAAAATCATGTCTTTAGGCAGCGGTTTAGGCGCGCTTGCCTCCACTTTATCCCGTTCTACCACAAACGTTCCGCCCCGACTGGTCAGCCGGAAGATCTCGTCGTCTGCCACTTCTAACCCTTGAGGATCTAGCGGCAGAAGGGTTTGAATGACTGGGCGAGAACTGACCAGAGATACAAATTTGGTGTAGATTAACTCCACCCGATCGACTGACTCAGACAAGAAGAGTGATAGCAGTTCGTCAGCAATCTTGGAGGCATCAGCCGCCGAGGGAACCTGATCCAAATTCATAAAAGATGCGCTAATGGGCTGGTCTCGGCGTTGAAAATACTGGGTAGCTTTGCGCCCGACCAATACAAATTTGTAGTCGATACCCTCTGCTTTTAGTTCATTCGCCCTAGTTTCAGCGCGTTTGATGATGCTGCTGTTATAGCCACCGCACAAGCCTCGATCGCCCGAAATCACTAAAATGCCCACCGACTTAACTTCCCGCTTTCGCAGCAAAGGCAAGTCAGCATCTTCAAACTGAAGCCGAGCTTGCAAGCCATAAAGAACTTGCGCCAAGCGATCGGCAAAGGGACGAGTGGCTGTGACTTGCTCTTGAGCGCGGCGCACCTTGGCAGCCGCAACCAATCGCATTGCTTCTGTAATTTTTTTAGTATTCTTGACCGAATCGATGCGATCGCGAATTGCTTTGAGATTTGCCATAGTTTTAATTCCTCAGATCGCAGTCATGGGCGGTCTAGCGATCGCCCATAAGCTAACAGGGTTACACAGATGCCAGGAAGGTCTTTTTAGATTCAGCGATCGCTTCTTTCAAAACGGATTCCGCTTCATCGCCCAGCTTTTTCTCACTGGCAATCAATTCACCGTACTTGGGCTTGCTGTTCTTCAGATAATCGCGCAGAGATTTCGTATAGCTGGTCACCTGCTCAACCGGAACATCATCCAAATGACCGTTGATGCCAGCATAAATAATGGCGACTTGTTCCGCGACTGACAGCGGGGAGTACTGAGGCTGCTTCAAAATTTCCCGTAGACGCTGACCCCGTGCAAGCTGGTTTTGAGTCGTTTTGTCCAAGTCAGAAGCAAACTGAGCGAATGCTTGCAACTCGTCAAACTGAGCCAACTCTAGCTTTACCTTACCCGACACCTGCTTCATGGCTTTGGTTTGTGCCGCAGAACCAACTCGGGATACCGAAATACCAGGATTCACTGCGGGACGCTGACCGGAGTTGAAGAGGTTGGAGGACAGGAAGATTTGACCGTCTGTGATCGAAATAACGTTGGTAGGAATGTACGCCGAAACGTCCCCCGCTTGGGTTTCTACAATAGGTAACGCGGTCATACTGCCTTCGCCTAGTTCAGGGCTGAGCTTAGCGGCACGCTCTAACAAACGAGAGTGAAGATAGAACACATCGCCAGGATACGCTTCACGACCGGGCGGACGACGGAGCAGCAAGGACATTTGGCGGTAGGCTTGGGCTTGCTTCGACAAGTCATCATAAACCACTAGGGTTGCTTGACCTTTGTACATGAAGTACTCAGCTAAGGTTGCGCCTGTGTAGGGAGCCAGGTATTGCAGCGCGGCAGGGTCGTTAGCGTTGGCGGCGACGACGATGGTGTAGTCAAGAGCGCCCTTTTCCCGAAGCACGTCAGCGACTTGAGCAACGGTTGAAGTCTTTTGACCGATCGCCACGTAAACGCAAATAACGCCTGTGCCTTTTTGGTTCAGGATGGTGTCAACCGCGATCGTCGTTTTCCCAGTTTGGCGATCGCCAATGATTAACTCTCGCTGTCCACGACCAACCGGAATCATCGCGTCGATCGCGGTGATTCCGGTTTGCATCGGTTCATAAACCGACTTCCGTTCAATAATGCCAGGAGCCGGAGACTCAATCAGGCGACTTTCGCTACAGACGATTTCGCCTTTGCCATCAAGGGGACGAGCCAGCGCATCCACAACGCGACCAATCATCGCATCGCCCACAGGAATAGAAGCAATTTTGCCTGAAGAGGTAACGGCGCTTCCCTCTTGGATGCCTAAGCCAGTGCCCATTAACACCGCACCGACGTTGTCTTCTTCCAAGTTGAGCGCGATGCCGACTGTGCCATCTTCAAAATCGAGTAGCTCACCCGACATGGCGTTTTCCAAACCGTAGATGCGGGCGATGCCGTCTCCAACTTGGAGCACTGTACCCACATTGGCAGTTTTTACGCCTTGGTCGTACTGCTCAATTTGCTGTTGAATAATGCTGCTGATTTCATCAGGTCTGATACTAATTGCCATAGGTAACTCTCTCGAATGAAAAGATTAAGGACAGAGAAGACTGGGTTAGCCTGCACCGAGGCGCATTGTGATCCGGCGAAGCTGGGAGCGAAGGCTGGCATCAATGACTTGAGAGCCAACTTTGATGATGACACCCCCAATTAGGTCAGGATCGATTCGGGTTTCAAACTCAACTTGAGAAGCCTGGGTCATTGCCAAAACTTGATGGCGAATGGATTCGCGCTGTTCATCAGAAATTTCGACGGCTGAGGTAACTTCTGCCAAAACGGTTTTCTGAAGTTGGCGCAACAGGACGCGGAACTGTTGACAAATATTTTCTAAGAAAGTAATCCTGCCGCGATCGACCAATACCAAAAGAAATTTTAACGTGAAGGGGTGAATCTGAGAGCCAAGCGCCTGGCTGAGAACGGCTTTTTTGGCTTCGACCCCCACAAGGGGACTTTCTACACAGGCAAGGAACTCAGGAGAATCTTTGAGCAACCCTAAAATACCAGCCATGTCCTCACCAATTTGATCCACCAGATTGTTGGACTGGGCAAGAGACATAATTGCCTGAGCATAAGGCTCGGAAATTTCAGCCGCCATTAAACCAGACTTCATGAAGCACCTCCCATCATGGCAATACTGCGATCGACGAGTTGCTTTTGGGTATCGGCACTCAGTCCAGAGTTAAGTTGAGCTTCTACTTTTTCCAGGGCTAGGGCAGCGACGCGCTGGCGCAATTCGGTCATGACCCTTTCCTGTTGAGAGTTGAGGTCCTGAGCCGCAGAGGCTTTCAAACGCTCAATGTCTTGAGCAGATTGAGCCATGATTTCTGCTCTGGCCACCTGGGCGCTGGCTTCGGCATCCGTTTTAATGCGTGTAGCTTCAGTTTTGGCTTGTGCTAGCTTTTGCTGTTGGCTAGCAAGGGCAGCAGAGGCTTCCTGCTTGCGTTTTTCGGCATCTTTGATAGCGAGCTCGATTTGCGATCGCCGCTCAGCCAATGTTTTGCCCAAAAAGTTACGAGCCAGGTAGACGACCACTCCTAGCACGATCGCCAGGTTGATCAGGTTCGTATCTAAAATATTGAGATTAAGCCCAAAGCCTGCTTCTTCGGCTGTGGCAGCAGTTAGTAATATGAGCGTCCCCATGGTTTCCATCTAACGAGTTACTGTGCTGTATCCGAACAATTACATTCAAATTAATTAAAGACCTGTGACCCTAACAGCTTCTCCAAGATCTGACGGCTCAGACCATCAACCTGCTGTTCCAGCGACTGCATCGCCGCCGCTTTTTGCTGGTCTAGCTCTTGCTGCACTTGTTCGCGCTGTGCCTGAGCTTCTTTTTGGGCTTCAGCAATTTGGGCTGCCGCAATTTTCTGAGCTTCTGCCTCGGCATTGGTAATCACTAACTGAGACTGCCGACGGGTATCCGCTAGCTCTTTCTCATACTGCTTTGCCAAGTTCTCGGCGTTTGCCAACCGCTCTTGAGCGCCTGTCTGGGTAGAACGGATGTAACCATCGCGATCGTCCAATGACTTCATCAAGGGCTTGTAAAAAACTGCGTTTAGCGCAACCATCAGCAACAAAAACTGTACCGCCATCAAGGGAAGAGTGGCATCAAAATCAAACATTTTTTGCCTCCTGGGCGATTGCGCTTTCTACAGTGACTCTGTCTTGTGTCATATCTTCCTACGTTCTGCACTGGGGACGAAATGCGCCCCCAGTGCAAATTTATCCTATGCGAAAGGGTTGGCAAACAGAAGCACCAATGCAATAACCAAACCGTAGATAGTCAAAGATTCCATGAACGCCAGAGTCAACAAGAGCGTACCGCGAATCTTGCCTTCAGCTTCAGGCTGACGAGCAATGCCTTCAACCGCGCTGCTTGATGCATTACCTTGACCAATACCAGGACCGATCGAAGCCAGACCAATTGCCAAGGCGGCAGCAATAACGGAAGAAGAAGCAACTAATGGATCCATGATTTTTTCCTTTCGGGTTGTACAAAATTACAGAGAGAATTGATTCAGTAATCAATTAATTGTTTGCGCAGGAGCTACGCTCTACCGGATGGTCACCATTCCGACGGGAATTGCGAACCAAATCCGAGTCTTGTTTAAGGAACTAGTGTTCCTCATGGGCTTCATCACCATGCCCTTCGAGAGCTTCGTGGATGTATGCACCTGCTAAGGTGGCAAATACTAATGCCTGAATGGCACTAGTAAATAGACCTAGCAGCATGACTGGAATGGGTACGACCAAAGGCACCAACAGAACCAGCACAGCCACGACTAACTCATCTGCCAGAATGTTTCCAAAAAGTCGGAAACTGAGGGAGAGGGGTTTCGTGAAATCTTCTAGGATGGCGATCGGCAACAGAATGGGAGTCGGCTCAACGTACTTGGCAAAGTATCCAAGTCCTCTTTTGCGGAACCCAGCATAGAAGTATGCCAGAGAGGTCAAGAGTGCCAACGCCACAGTCGTGTTGATGTCGCTGGTAGGAGCTGCAAGCTCGCCTACTGGCAGTTTGATTAACCGCCAAGGAAGCAATGCTCCTGACCAATTTGAGACAAAAATGAACAGGAATAAGGTACCAATGAACGGCAGCCAAGGGCGGTATTCCTTTTCACCCAGTTGATTTCTGGCAATGTCTCGCACAAACTCTAGGGCGTACTCCATGAAATTTTGCATCCCTTGAGGCACTCTCTGAATGTTGCGAGTGCCCAGCACCGATGCCGTCAGTAGCAGCCCAATCACAACCCAGCTTGTGATGAAAACTTGTCCGTGGAGCCTGAGTCCACCGAGTTGCCAGTAGAAATGATTGCCTACTTCTAACTCAGCTAAAGGAAACGTTGTAAGGGTATCCAGAAAACTTAGCATTTGCATTCCAAAGGATTGTCCAAATGAGGTGGACACAACAACGTTTCAGCTTGATCGACTAGCCTTCAGTCTTTCAGGTTTAGGAACCCTTCAGGTTTGGGGAGCCGATAAAATCTTCAACGTGTAAACGAGAATCGCTCCTTTAAAGGTGAGGAAACCTAAGAAAATAGGGAGGACTTGCAACTGGTTCCATTGAGATGCAATTACAATCACACCAATCAGTACCGCCAGTTGATTCTTTCCTATTTGTCCTTTCCCTCGACCGAGCTGTTCAACGTTTTTAGCCAACATTCTCAAGTAAACCATACCTGTGCACGCTCCAATCAGGTAATTCAGGGCAATGTTGAGGGAGTAGAAAATCCAGACGGCAATAAAAATGATTGCGGTCAGAATTAACGTCACCACCAACAGGTACTGCTGAAGACTGTAGTACTCCTCCATGGAGGAATTTGGCTCAAGGGGGAGTTCGCCGAGCGGGGCTTGGGCAGTGGTTTCGAGAGAGGATTCTGGCGGGTTCACAATATATATAAAGAGAGCACCAGGGTTGGCAAAAGTCATTTCTGACCCTCAAAAATCATATCATCGCTCGGCAATAATACTTAATACGATCTAGAAGCTCAAGATGTCTGGGTTGGAGCGAGCAAGATGAGGTGTTGGGCAACCAGCGATCGCACTCCCTCTAAATCCAATCCAGCTTCCTCCATCGCTTTCCTAACAGTTTGGGTTCCGTTGGGATTACAGGCTCTCAAAAATTTTACTTCTGCATCGTTTAACTTCACGACCTGATAATCGTAGTTAAACAAGCAGCCGCTCTCCCAGTTATCCATACAAGGACTGCGTTCAGGAATTGCTTCTAGGAGTGCTGAGTCATTGAGCCAGTCATTTTTGGGGAGGGGGGCACGACCTAAAAAGAATTCGTAGTGAGCGATCGTTTCAGGATCGAGGAGTTCAATGAGGCGATAGATCTGGCGATCGCTTAACCCATGCGCTCGTTCCATTAGCTCTGGCGCTTGGCTCAAGAGGCGATCGAGTTGCCACACCTTGGGGTTAGAAAAGCCCATGAATTCTAGTCCCGAAGCGTCAATTAACTCAAAGACTGTCTCAATGTTGTAGTCAATTTCTTGAGGATGGACATACATATCCGCAAAGCATTCATCCTTGTGGTTTTCCATCGACCAGCGATCGCGCTCTCGTTTGACAAGGCGATTATTTTCAGGCAAAGTCGCAAAAATTTTTCGCCCAACTTGTACGCCATCTGCATAGTTACCTTTTTGACTGCCTTGAAGGAGGGCGATCGCTTGTTGCATCAATTTAATTTCCCAGCGTCCTAACTCTCCATAGATAAAGATGTGGAGCAATCCGCCGGGAGCTAACTTTTGGGCTAATGCTTGGATACCCCGAATCGGATCGGGAGTGTGATGCAGCACGCCGACACAATTAATCAGATCAAATTCACCGGGCAGTTGCTCGACATCGAACAAGCTCATTTGATAGAACTCAACGCGATCAGCACCCGATCGCTGACAGCGTTCTTGCGCAACTGCCAAAGTGCCAGCGCTGAGGTCAATGCCAACCACTTGCGCCTGCGGATTAAGGTGAACTAGATATTCTGTCCCAACGCCCGAGCCGCATCCAGCATCAAGAATGCGAATGTCTTGGCGATCGGGCTTTTGTCCGGTGCAAAAACTGTAGGCAGTATTCCAATTCCAACGCCAGTTATAGCCAGGGGGCGGTTCGTCGAGAAGGGGTTCGGGAGGAAAGGGGTAAGTGTCGTAGAGTTTGGCAACTGCTGCGCTAATCGCTTGGGGGTCGGACATATTTTGTAAACTCACACGAAACCAGTAAGAATGAGTTTACCGAAAAGCGAGTTGCCAGTACGTAACCTTTAGAGATGAGGATTCGGGAAGTATGGGGACAGAAGAGCCTAGGGTTTAGGGTTGAGAGTATTGATAGCTTGAACGGCGATCGCAATTTGTTGCACTAATTCTGCGTCTGAGCCTTGATGGTTGAAAAGAATTTTGGTTTCTTTAAGCAGTTCGCTGTGGCCATGAAGGCGATCGCTACAGTAATAGGGTTGAGACAAAGTTTGCTGGGTCATGGGGTTCACTCTAAATAGTACACATGAACTAAGTACTAATGTATCGTAGCTTATTAGAAAGTCAAGCTAGCAAATAGATCCAGAAAACCTATGTCAGCACATCCTGACAAGGTAACGAAACTTAAAGTTCCTCTCAGGCTCGTCCCCCTAATCCCATAAGATCTGTGATATTGAGAAAGACATGGGAATCCAGAGCGTTGGGAAAATACATACTTTTTAATAATTCCAATGTTGGAACCCAAAACGTTTTAAGTTAGAAGTCAAGTCGATCGCCTAGAGTTGGTTCGGACGCTGCGGCTCA
Above is a window of Timaviella obliquedivisa GSE-PSE-MK23-08B DNA encoding:
- a CDS encoding class I SAM-dependent methyltransferase, translated to MSDPQAISAAVAKLYDTYPFPPEPLLDEPPPGYNWRWNWNTAYSFCTGQKPDRQDIRILDAGCGSGVGTEYLVHLNPQAQVVGIDLSAGTLAVAQERCQRSGADRVEFYQMSLFDVEQLPGEFDLINCVGVLHHTPDPIRGIQALAQKLAPGGLLHIFIYGELGRWEIKLMQQAIALLQGSQKGNYADGVQVGRKIFATLPENNRLVKRERDRWSMENHKDECFADMYVHPQEIDYNIETVFELIDASGLEFMGFSNPKVWQLDRLLSQAPELMERAHGLSDRQIYRLIELLDPETIAHYEFFLGRAPLPKNDWLNDSALLEAIPERSPCMDNWESGCLFNYDYQVVKLNDAEVKFLRACNPNGTQTVRKAMEEAGLDLEGVRSLVAQHLILLAPTQTS
- a CDS encoding ATP synthase subunit I; the protein is MEEYYSLQQYLLVVTLILTAIIFIAVWIFYSLNIALNYLIGACTGMVYLRMLAKNVEQLGRGKGQIGKNQLAVLIGVIVIASQWNQLQVLPIFLGFLTFKGAILVYTLKILSAPQT